A window of Chloracidobacterium sp. N contains these coding sequences:
- a CDS encoding amidohydrolase family protein, translated as MALLRKLDLHTHILPPRWEDLHAKYGYPGFPRLEHVSARCARIMIDDRFFREVQENCWHPEARIRDCHAHGVTTQVLSTVPVMFSYWAKPHDAYDLARFLNDHIAEVVARHPAYFVGLGTLPMQSPELAARELERCVRDLGLAGVEIGTHINDWNLDAPELFPFFQRAAELGAAVFVHPWEMVGRERMPNYFLPWLVGMPAETSLAICSMIFGGVLERLPRLRCCFAHGGGAFPFTLGRITKGWAARPDLCQVHISQPPRTYLPQIYVDSLVHDADALRYVVKVFGMTRVVLGSDYPFPLGEDEPGKLICAIEEFSDADRERLLWKNAVEFLGLDDQRLGLPSETGWPTCTESEAGAAGMSDERVPGEPT; from the coding sequence GTGGCTTTGCTCCGAAAACTTGACCTGCACACGCATATTCTGCCACCGCGCTGGGAAGACCTGCATGCCAAGTACGGCTATCCAGGTTTCCCCCGGCTGGAACATGTTAGCGCACGCTGTGCGCGCATCATGATTGATGACCGCTTCTTCCGTGAGGTGCAGGAAAACTGCTGGCACCCGGAAGCGCGCATCCGGGACTGCCACGCTCATGGCGTCACCACGCAGGTGCTATCCACCGTGCCGGTGATGTTCAGTTACTGGGCCAAGCCACACGATGCCTACGATTTGGCGCGCTTTCTGAACGATCACATTGCTGAGGTCGTTGCGCGCCATCCAGCATATTTCGTTGGTCTGGGAACGCTCCCGATGCAATCGCCTGAGCTGGCTGCCCGTGAGCTTGAGCGCTGTGTCCGTGACCTGGGCCTGGCCGGCGTGGAAATCGGCACCCATATCAATGACTGGAATCTCGATGCCCCGGAGCTGTTTCCCTTCTTTCAGCGCGCGGCTGAGCTTGGCGCGGCGGTTTTCGTTCACCCTTGGGAAATGGTCGGGCGGGAACGCATGCCCAACTACTTTCTACCGTGGCTCGTGGGGATGCCGGCCGAAACGTCCCTGGCCATCTGTTCAATGATTTTTGGAGGGGTGCTGGAGCGCCTGCCCCGTTTGCGCTGCTGCTTTGCACACGGGGGTGGCGCCTTTCCGTTCACGCTTGGGCGCATCACGAAGGGGTGGGCCGCCCGTCCAGACCTCTGCCAGGTGCATATCAGCCAGCCTCCACGCACGTATCTGCCGCAAATTTACGTGGACTCCCTCGTTCACGATGCCGATGCCCTGCGCTACGTCGTGAAAGTCTTCGGGATGACGCGCGTCGTCCTGGGGAGCGACTACCCTTTCCCTCTCGGCGAGGATGAACCGGGAAAGCTCATTTGCGCGATAGAGGAATTCTCTGACGCCGACCGGGAGCGCCTGCTGTGGAAAAACGCCGTCGAATTCCTGGGGCTGGATGACCAGCGGTTGGGTCTGCCGTCCGAAACGGGATGGCCAACCTGTACGGAGAGTGAAGCAGGTGCCGCAGGGATGTCAGATGAGAGAGTACCGGGCGAACCCACCTAG
- the hemF gene encoding oxygen-dependent coproporphyrinogen oxidase produces MTATEMQSSEAPAATSPTLRERAEAFFKTLQDEICSALEQLDGATRFREDLWEREGGGGGRTRVIADGRVFEKGGVNFSSVHGLMPEKLAARMMPGEDRNFHATGISLVIHPRNPMVPTVHANFRYLEQGSSAWFGGGADLTPYYPYREDTIHFHRTLKAACDEHHPDYYPRFKQWCDEYFFLPHRNETRGVSGIFFDYLKADEHTNLEAIFAFVQTAGRAFLPAYLPIVERRQHEPYGEAEREFQLIRRGRYVEFNLVYDRGTVFGLETRGRTESILMSLPPLAKWLYDYRPAPGSREAEAMTYFTPQDWLGLGQATA; encoded by the coding sequence ATGACAGCAACTGAAATGCAATCCAGCGAAGCGCCAGCCGCCACCAGTCCAACCTTACGGGAACGCGCCGAAGCTTTTTTCAAGACCCTCCAGGATGAAATTTGCAGCGCCCTGGAGCAGCTCGACGGCGCCACCAGATTCCGTGAAGACCTCTGGGAACGCGAGGGCGGCGGTGGCGGACGGACGCGCGTGATCGCCGACGGCCGGGTGTTTGAAAAGGGCGGCGTGAACTTTTCGTCCGTCCACGGCCTGATGCCCGAAAAACTGGCTGCCCGCATGATGCCCGGCGAAGACCGGAACTTCCACGCCACCGGCATTTCACTGGTCATTCACCCGCGCAATCCGATGGTGCCAACCGTCCATGCGAACTTTCGCTACCTTGAGCAGGGCAGCAGTGCGTGGTTCGGCGGCGGCGCGGACCTGACGCCCTATTACCCCTACCGGGAAGATACCATCCACTTTCACCGGACGCTCAAGGCCGCCTGTGACGAGCACCATCCAGACTACTACCCACGGTTCAAGCAGTGGTGTGATGAGTATTTTTTCCTGCCGCACCGCAACGAAACCCGTGGCGTGAGTGGCATCTTCTTTGACTACCTCAAGGCCGATGAACACACCAACCTGGAAGCCATTTTTGCCTTTGTGCAGACGGCCGGGCGGGCTTTTCTTCCGGCCTACCTGCCCATCGTTGAGCGCCGTCAGCATGAGCCCTATGGGGAAGCCGAACGGGAGTTTCAACTCATTCGCCGGGGGCGGTATGTCGAATTCAACCTCGTCTATGACCGTGGCACCGTTTTTGGCCTTGAAACCCGCGGACGCACGGAGTCCATTCTGATGTCGCTCCCCCCCCTGGCCAAGTGGCTCTATGACTATCGTCCGGCGCCCGGTTCGCGCGAAGCCGAAGCGATGACCTATTTCACCCCGCAGGACTGGCTGGGTCTGGGACAGGCAACGGCATAA
- a CDS encoding NAD(P)/FAD-dependent oxidoreductase: protein MTIAHSESWQPEVVVIGSGIGGLATAARLARHGVRVLVLEQHTVPGGSASYFTRAGYRFDVGASLLYGLGTEGTINFVAEALAEVSETVETRRDDVQIHYHLPDGMEIRTHYDREHFLDELTSYFPQERAGIRAFYDAAMEAYRVMARVPLIALDDVPGLIRGVATAPWDALRMSQAALTTLGDLAKRHLRDVRLRRFIDIETFCWALTGAGATPLVNAALVFGDRHVNGVRYPLGGCSIIAEKLAAGIERHGGRIRYGSRVAAGLVRQGRVQGVRLATGEDITARAVVSNATVWDTYGRLFREHPLAGVMFREQSLRYAQADSFTSLFGGVASPHLPAETVVHHIVVNDWEAYDKPRGMLFVSLPSLHDTSLAPPGYHNVHAFMVDRYDDWSALTQRAAGGGGVRRTPAYRAAKEAAARHMLHMLERVIPKASEVVQVVSVGTPLTNERYLARTRGTYGPLLRRGPDVLLKPQGGSPIRGLYCAGDSCFPGQGVPSVAASGLSCAGRILRAW, encoded by the coding sequence ATGACCATTGCACACTCCGAGAGCTGGCAGCCGGAAGTCGTTGTCATCGGCTCAGGCATTGGGGGACTCGCCACGGCAGCGCGCCTGGCCCGCCACGGCGTGCGCGTGCTGGTGCTTGAACAGCACACTGTACCGGGGGGAAGTGCGTCGTATTTCACCCGCGCCGGATACCGGTTTGATGTCGGCGCCTCCCTGCTCTATGGGCTGGGAACGGAAGGAACGATCAACTTCGTCGCCGAAGCTCTGGCAGAGGTTAGTGAAACCGTTGAGACCCGGCGCGATGACGTACAGATTCACTACCACCTGCCGGACGGGATGGAAATCCGCACCCACTATGACCGCGAGCATTTCCTGGACGAGCTGACCAGCTATTTCCCACAGGAACGGGCTGGTATCCGCGCCTTTTACGATGCCGCCATGGAAGCCTACCGCGTCATGGCGCGCGTACCACTCATTGCACTCGATGATGTTCCGGGACTGATCCGTGGTGTGGCCACGGCTCCGTGGGATGCCCTGCGGATGAGCCAGGCGGCGTTGACCACGCTGGGCGATCTGGCCAAACGGCATCTGCGGGATGTCCGGCTGCGGCGCTTCATAGACATCGAGACCTTTTGCTGGGCACTGACCGGCGCCGGTGCCACGCCCCTCGTCAATGCGGCACTGGTGTTTGGCGACCGCCACGTGAACGGTGTCCGCTATCCGCTCGGCGGATGCAGCATCATCGCGGAAAAACTGGCGGCCGGCATCGAGCGCCACGGCGGGCGCATTCGCTATGGCAGCCGCGTTGCAGCCGGGTTGGTCCGCCAGGGGCGCGTCCAGGGCGTGCGGCTTGCGACCGGTGAGGACATCACGGCCCGCGCCGTCGTTTCCAACGCCACGGTGTGGGACACCTACGGGCGACTCTTCCGGGAACATCCGCTGGCTGGCGTGATGTTTCGGGAGCAATCCCTGCGGTATGCCCAGGCGGACAGCTTCACCAGCCTGTTTGGCGGCGTCGCCAGCCCGCACCTGCCGGCGGAGACCGTCGTGCACCATATCGTCGTCAACGATTGGGAAGCCTACGACAAACCCCGTGGGATGCTGTTTGTTTCACTGCCTTCGCTGCACGACACAAGCCTGGCCCCGCCCGGCTACCACAACGTCCATGCGTTCATGGTGGACCGCTATGATGACTGGTCGGCGCTGACCCAGCGTGCTGCCGGTGGCGGAGGCGTGCGCCGTACCCCGGCCTACCGGGCGGCCAAGGAAGCCGCCGCCCGCCACATGCTGCACATGCTGGAACGGGTCATCCCGAAGGCTTCCGAAGTCGTGCAGGTCGTGTCGGTCGGCACGCCGCTGACGAACGAGCGTTACCTGGCGCGAACCCGTGGCACGTATGGTCCCTTGCTGCGCCGTGGCCCGGACGTACTGCTCAAGCCACAGGGCGGCTCACCCATTCGTGGTCTCTACTGCGCCGGGGACAGTTGCTTTCCCGGCCAAGGCGTGCCCTCGGTTGCCGCTTCCGGGCTGAGTTGCGCCGGACGCATTCTCCGGGCGTGGTGA
- the purQ gene encoding phosphoribosylformylglycinamidine synthase subunit PurQ, with translation MKFGVVVFPGSNCDHDTYHVISKLIGQPVRFIWHAETSVADCDVVILPGGFSYGDYLRCGAIASCSPVMRAVREHAARGGYVVGICNGFQILCEAGLLPGVLLRNAGLRFCCDLVRVRVERADTPFTHTYAPGEVVTLPIAHGEGNYYCAPEEVARLEAEGRVLFRYVDAAGQPTPAANPNGSLHNIAGILNAEGNVLGLMPHPERACEEALGSGDGLRFFQALMLTLRDAEQQRRGAATVTVSG, from the coding sequence ATGAAGTTCGGCGTCGTCGTTTTCCCCGGCTCCAACTGTGACCACGACACGTATCACGTCATCAGCAAGCTCATCGGTCAACCGGTGCGCTTCATCTGGCACGCCGAAACGTCTGTTGCCGATTGCGACGTGGTGATTTTGCCCGGCGGTTTTTCCTATGGTGACTACCTGCGCTGTGGCGCGATTGCGAGTTGTTCGCCGGTGATGCGCGCCGTACGTGAGCATGCCGCGCGGGGTGGGTATGTCGTCGGAATTTGCAACGGGTTTCAAATCCTGTGTGAGGCCGGTCTGCTTCCGGGCGTGTTGTTGCGCAATGCCGGGTTGCGGTTCTGCTGTGACCTGGTGCGGGTACGGGTTGAGCGGGCCGACACGCCCTTCACCCATACCTATGCACCGGGGGAAGTCGTCACCCTGCCGATTGCGCACGGTGAAGGCAACTACTACTGCGCCCCGGAGGAAGTCGCCCGGTTGGAAGCCGAAGGGCGGGTGCTGTTCCGCTATGTGGACGCCGCCGGGCAGCCCACGCCAGCCGCCAACCCGAACGGGTCACTGCATAACATTGCCGGTATTCTGAACGCCGAAGGCAACGTGCTGGGGTTGATGCCCCATCCCGAACGAGCCTGTGAAGAAGCCTTGGGCAGCGGCGACGGCCTCCGGTTCTTCCAGGCGTTGATGCTCACCCTGCGGGATGCCGAGCAGCAACGGCGAGGTGCGGCTACGGTGACAGTTTCAGGCTGA
- the nadC gene encoding carboxylating nicotinate-nucleotide diphosphorylase: MRLDPVAIENLIAQFLAEDIGRGDVTTDAILTHEVKARGRFLAKQELILAGLEVAEMVFQWFDPEIQIQTFYLDGDTVPTGKEIARVVGPAHMLLAGERVALNLLQRMSGIATLTHAFVQAIEGTSAVIADTRKTAPGLRLLDKYAVHVGGGHNHRFGLDDGILIKDNHIALAGGIGRALRLAKKNASHLLKIEIEVSDLEQVQEAVAEGADVILLDNMTVDQVRACVALIRELEPPGRQTLIEVSGNMSLDNVRAYAEAGANLISVGALTHSVKAADISLKLSP, from the coding sequence ATGAGACTCGATCCTGTTGCCATTGAAAACCTCATTGCACAGTTTCTCGCGGAGGACATCGGACGCGGCGATGTCACGACGGACGCCATTTTGACCCACGAAGTCAAGGCCCGCGGCCGCTTTCTAGCCAAACAGGAACTCATCCTGGCCGGCCTCGAAGTCGCGGAGATGGTGTTTCAGTGGTTTGATCCCGAAATCCAGATTCAGACCTTTTATCTGGACGGGGATACGGTGCCCACCGGCAAGGAAATTGCGCGTGTGGTCGGGCCGGCACACATGCTGCTGGCCGGTGAGCGCGTGGCCCTCAACCTGCTCCAGCGGATGTCAGGCATTGCGACGCTCACCCATGCGTTCGTTCAGGCGATTGAAGGCACCAGCGCCGTCATTGCCGATACTCGTAAGACAGCCCCGGGGCTGCGGCTGCTCGACAAATACGCCGTTCATGTCGGCGGCGGACACAATCACCGGTTCGGACTCGATGACGGGATTCTCATCAAGGACAACCACATCGCCTTGGCCGGCGGCATTGGACGTGCGCTGCGGCTGGCCAAGAAAAACGCCTCCCACCTGCTCAAAATCGAAATCGAGGTCAGTGACCTCGAACAGGTCCAGGAAGCCGTTGCTGAAGGCGCTGATGTCATCCTGCTCGACAACATGACGGTTGATCAGGTGCGGGCCTGTGTGGCGCTCATCCGTGAGCTGGAACCACCCGGACGGCAGACCCTCATCGAGGTTTCCGGCAACATGTCGCTCGATAACGTCCGGGCCTACGCGGAAGCCGGCGCCAATCTCATCTCCGTCGGGGCACTGACGCACAGCGTCAAGGCAGCGGACATCAGCCTGAAACTGTCACCGTAG
- the dnaN gene encoding DNA polymerase III subunit beta — MEFSVAKADLLKELTFLNNVVEKKTTIPILSNILLSGEAGSASAGNVLTLAGTDLDATLKTSCPAAIRHSGTALLPARRLFDIVRNLPDADIHFKSDGSGNMTMTCERSRFRLFSPAPEGYPALPEIPALPLSVSSGILRTMIPRVLFATSQEESRYQLNGVQMVVDSAAADESQAALLRMVATDGHRLALIERPGCVRLDAGAPVEKGKTRISFLIPKKTMAEIVRLAADTTANEIAFGQDDRHVFFQIGGRTFASRLLAGQFPNYEGVMPKSNDKIIVFETDLLVAALKRVGVVADETTHAVKLHATEGRVEITSQSPESGEAVETLSVDYPGPSMTITFNVGYLMDFLAVAHSTQTRFEFKDEITQIQLRPADGDGYDYRYVVMPMRA; from the coding sequence GTGGAATTCTCAGTTGCCAAAGCCGATTTGCTCAAGGAATTGACCTTCCTCAACAATGTCGTTGAGAAGAAGACGACCATCCCCATCCTATCCAACATTCTCCTGAGCGGGGAAGCGGGCAGCGCCTCGGCGGGTAATGTGCTGACCCTTGCGGGAACTGACCTTGACGCCACCCTGAAAACCTCATGTCCGGCGGCCATCAGACACAGCGGCACCGCGTTGCTGCCGGCGCGGCGGTTGTTCGACATCGTACGCAATCTGCCGGATGCCGACATCCACTTCAAAAGTGACGGGAGCGGCAACATGACCATGACCTGTGAGCGCTCCCGGTTCCGGCTGTTCAGCCCGGCGCCGGAGGGGTATCCCGCCCTGCCGGAAATACCGGCGCTGCCACTCTCGGTTTCGTCCGGCATTCTGCGCACGATGATCCCGCGCGTGCTTTTTGCGACTTCCCAGGAAGAATCGCGCTACCAGCTCAACGGGGTGCAGATGGTGGTGGACAGCGCCGCCGCTGATGAGTCCCAGGCTGCTCTGCTGCGCATGGTGGCCACAGACGGACACCGGCTGGCGTTGATTGAGCGGCCCGGCTGCGTCCGGCTGGATGCCGGCGCCCCTGTGGAGAAGGGCAAAACGCGCATCAGTTTCCTGATTCCCAAAAAGACCATGGCCGAAATTGTACGGTTGGCGGCTGACACCACGGCTAACGAGATTGCCTTTGGCCAGGACGATCGCCATGTGTTCTTTCAGATCGGGGGGCGCACGTTTGCCTCGCGGCTGCTGGCGGGGCAGTTTCCCAACTACGAGGGCGTTATGCCCAAGAGCAATGACAAGATCATTGTTTTTGAGACCGATCTGCTCGTGGCGGCGCTCAAACGGGTTGGGGTCGTCGCCGATGAAACAACCCACGCCGTCAAACTCCACGCTACGGAAGGACGGGTGGAAATTACCTCCCAGTCGCCGGAGTCGGGCGAAGCCGTCGAAACCCTGAGCGTGGATTATCCCGGCCCTTCGATGACAATCACCTTCAATGTGGGCTACCTGATGGATTTTCTCGCCGTAGCCCATAGCACGCAGACGCGCTTCGAGTTCAAGGACGAAATCACCCAGATACAGCTCCGCCCGGCGGACGGCGACGGATACGACTACCGCTATGTCGTCATGCCGATGCGGGCTTAG
- a CDS encoding class I SAM-dependent rRNA methyltransferase: MPNSSRSPRTHSTGHLPTLKLHANREKSVRNRHPWIFSGAIAHWPQELEDGGLAAVSAANGERLGYAYVNRRCSIAARMVAFGDAEPYTAIRDNLTRAVAFRRKHFDPAQTNAVRLVNGEGDMLPGLIVDQYADVLVVQISTLGMERLKPFVLETLVELTQPRAVYEKSDVAARYEEGLTDFAGLLYGRDFGPLVVTEQGLRFHVDIKHGQKTGLFLDQRDMRALVQSLAAGRRVLNGFAYTGGFSLYARHGQAQQVVSVDSSGGALRLAQGNHILNGFSVTDDDFVEADMFAYLRQLDAAAFDFIILDPPALARKREDVIRAGRAYKDLNRLAMAKVAPGGLVLTCSCSHFVDEKLFGQIVFQAACEAGRQVRILHRHRQALDHPVSVFHPEGSYLKSLLLSVD, encoded by the coding sequence ATGCCAAACTCCAGCCGCTCACCCCGGACCCACTCCACCGGACACCTTCCAACCCTCAAACTGCACGCCAACCGCGAAAAATCGGTTCGCAACCGCCATCCCTGGATTTTTTCCGGGGCCATTGCCCACTGGCCCCAGGAGCTTGAAGACGGCGGTCTCGCCGCCGTCAGCGCCGCCAACGGCGAACGGTTGGGCTACGCCTACGTCAACCGCCGCTGCTCGATTGCCGCCCGGATGGTCGCCTTCGGTGACGCCGAACCCTACACGGCCATCCGGGACAACCTGACCCGCGCCGTCGCCTTCCGACGAAAACACTTTGACCCAGCCCAAACTAATGCCGTGCGGCTCGTCAACGGCGAAGGCGACATGTTGCCCGGACTCATCGTGGATCAGTATGCCGATGTCCTCGTCGTGCAAATCTCGACGCTCGGCATGGAACGCCTCAAGCCCTTTGTGCTGGAAACGCTGGTCGAGCTGACACAGCCCCGGGCCGTCTATGAGAAATCGGATGTCGCGGCGCGCTACGAAGAAGGGCTGACCGACTTTGCCGGCCTGCTCTACGGGCGCGACTTCGGCCCCCTTGTCGTCACCGAACAGGGGCTGCGCTTCCACGTGGACATCAAACACGGGCAGAAAACCGGTCTCTTTCTCGATCAGCGCGACATGCGCGCCTTGGTGCAAAGCCTCGCGGCGGGCCGGCGGGTACTCAACGGCTTTGCCTACACCGGCGGCTTTTCACTCTACGCCCGGCATGGCCAGGCGCAGCAGGTCGTGTCGGTGGACAGCTCCGGCGGCGCGCTCAGGCTGGCACAGGGCAACCATATCCTCAACGGCTTCTCTGTCACCGATGACGACTTCGTTGAGGCTGACATGTTTGCCTACCTGCGGCAGCTTGATGCGGCGGCCTTCGACTTCATCATCCTCGATCCGCCGGCTTTGGCGCGCAAACGGGAAGATGTGATACGCGCCGGACGCGCCTACAAAGACCTCAACCGGCTCGCCATGGCCAAAGTCGCGCCGGGCGGACTGGTCCTGACCTGTTCCTGCTCCCACTTCGTGGATGAAAAGCTCTTCGGGCAGATTGTTTTCCAGGCCGCCTGCGAAGCCGGACGCCAGGTGCGCATCCTGCATCGCCACCGGCAGGCACTCGATCACCCGGTCAGCGTTTTCCATCCCGAAGGCAGTTATCTGAAAAGCCTGCTGCTCAGCGTGGACTGA
- a CDS encoding Bax inhibitor-1/YccA family protein: MNDYRYNQLDRGVPPAYGFGGVLAADASVAARMAFVRKVYVLFLGGIFCAMAGVAVSIVTGLYMAVVQYYWLALILLIGAVIGVGAVRRVKGVNLMALFAFTFLEGVLISPIILFTLGRSPLTLLAAGALTVATFGGLTAYTFVTRKDFSFLGGFLFTGLIVILVASLIGIFVGSSIFSLAISSGAVLLFAGYVLYDTSNIMHNLPTDEYVAGALSLFLDFFGLFIHLLNILNILGGDE; the protein is encoded by the coding sequence ATGAACGACTACCGCTACAACCAACTGGATCGGGGAGTGCCGCCGGCTTACGGTTTCGGCGGCGTGCTGGCGGCGGATGCATCGGTAGCCGCCCGCATGGCGTTTGTTCGTAAGGTCTATGTCCTGTTTCTCGGCGGCATTTTCTGCGCCATGGCGGGGGTGGCGGTGAGCATCGTCACCGGCCTGTACATGGCTGTGGTGCAGTATTACTGGCTGGCGCTGATTTTGCTCATTGGCGCGGTCATTGGTGTCGGGGCGGTCCGCCGGGTCAAGGGCGTCAATCTGATGGCACTCTTTGCCTTTACGTTCCTTGAGGGGGTGCTCATTTCACCGATCATCCTGTTCACGCTGGGGAGAAGCCCGTTGACGCTGCTGGCGGCGGGGGCGTTGACGGTGGCCACCTTTGGGGGGCTGACGGCTTACACCTTTGTGACCCGCAAGGATTTCAGCTTCCTGGGTGGCTTTCTGTTCACGGGGCTGATTGTGATTCTGGTGGCTTCGCTCATCGGGATTTTCGTTGGTTCGAGCATCTTTTCACTGGCGATTTCTTCGGGGGCGGTGCTGCTGTTTGCGGGTTATGTGCTGTATGACACGTCGAACATCATGCACAACCTGCCCACGGATGAGTACGTCGCCGGTGCCCTGAGCCTGTTTCTGGATTTCTTCGGGTTGTTCATTCACCTGCTGAACATTCTGAACATCCTGGGTGGGGACGAATAG
- a CDS encoding Cas10/Cmr2 second palm domain-containing protein, producing MQRVHIEFQRVQTWLFAVPRLRAMVGANALLGRALRVALPDLARQTGCGWALAPSHANYPSADPNDPLKDYDDPAADAKAGILSRDGGHFEARFSNGASEFAAAAANLLRSCLPGLRFRISIDGAGTAKNQVHLSTELPVLAPCEWTGRGLASAIVKQGSEQPIVSPDVAQRHQAATQTEDGTAVDLASLLSARTKLQKLERPQELKELVGNGYLALIHADGNGIGSGAGKTEAERAAFFHRNRVLLRRALQQAIDRHCPNAGLAPLILLMLGGDDILLVTRAEIALPFVVTLCTALDALQGNETGFKLTLGIGVVIARHTIPVHRLHEVAEQLTSSAKHRFRGFTQGEKKHSVVDWAVYSTAWVDNPEDVRRRDWLRGNSTDLRVLSQRPVNVLGQELDSLQGLVHAAQKLGHAPRSQLRYLVDQLPRGRALSALAFAELPTRGKGTLAQAGVKELWRRAGNAWITPLLDLVEIAEIARLGVTPGHRP from the coding sequence ATGCAGCGAGTCCACATTGAGTTTCAGCGGGTTCAAACGTGGTTGTTTGCTGTGCCGCGCCTGCGCGCCATGGTCGGCGCCAATGCCCTTCTGGGCAGGGCCTTGCGGGTTGCGTTGCCAGACCTGGCACGCCAGACTGGGTGCGGTTGGGCACTTGCCCCCAGCCACGCAAACTATCCTTCCGCCGACCCAAACGACCCACTGAAGGATTACGACGATCCCGCCGCCGATGCGAAGGCAGGTATCCTGTCACGCGATGGTGGGCACTTCGAGGCACGATTTTCAAATGGTGCCAGCGAGTTTGCGGCTGCGGCTGCGAACCTGCTGCGGAGTTGCCTGCCCGGTCTTCGTTTCCGTATCTCGATTGACGGTGCCGGGACGGCGAAGAACCAGGTACATTTGTCCACAGAACTGCCAGTGCTTGCGCCCTGTGAATGGACAGGGCGTGGTTTGGCATCAGCTATTGTGAAGCAGGGCAGCGAGCAGCCCATTGTTTCCCCCGATGTCGCACAGCGGCATCAGGCCGCAACCCAAACCGAAGACGGCACGGCGGTGGACCTGGCAAGTCTGCTCAGCGCCAGAACGAAGCTTCAGAAGCTTGAGCGTCCGCAAGAGCTGAAGGAACTGGTTGGAAACGGCTACCTGGCGCTCATCCACGCCGATGGCAATGGCATTGGTAGCGGCGCAGGCAAAACCGAAGCTGAGCGTGCGGCATTCTTTCATCGCAACCGTGTGCTTCTGCGGCGTGCCTTGCAGCAGGCGATTGACAGGCACTGCCCCAACGCAGGCTTGGCCCCGCTCATCCTGCTGATGCTTGGCGGTGATGACATCCTGCTCGTGACCCGTGCGGAGATTGCCCTCCCTTTCGTCGTCACACTCTGCACCGCGTTGGACGCGCTCCAAGGGAATGAAACCGGCTTCAAACTCACCCTTGGCATTGGTGTCGTCATTGCCCGGCATACCATCCCTGTGCATCGGCTGCACGAAGTCGCCGAACAACTCACCAGTTCGGCAAAACACCGCTTCCGTGGGTTCACGCAAGGGGAGAAAAAACACTCCGTTGTTGACTGGGCTGTGTACAGCACGGCGTGGGTGGACAACCCCGAAGATGTGCGTCGGCGCGACTGGCTGCGCGGCAACAGCACCGACCTCCGCGTGCTCTCACAACGTCCGGTCAATGTGCTCGGCCAGGAACTCGATTCGCTTCAGGGGCTTGTCCATGCCGCCCAAAAGCTCGGGCACGCACCGCGTTCACAACTTCGCTACCTCGTCGATCAGCTTCCTCGCGGACGTGCGCTCTCGGCGCTGGCGTTTGCCGAACTTCCCACCCGAGGCAAGGGGACACTCGCTCAAGCCGGCGTGAAGGAGCTGTGGCGACGCGCAGGAAATGCCTGGATAACGCCACTCCTCGACCTCGTGGAGATCGCCGAGATTGCCCGCCTGGGTGTTACACCGGGTCACAGACCCTGA